Proteins encoded within one genomic window of Dyadobacter chenhuakuii:
- a CDS encoding AIR synthase related protein, translating to MKTTDRYLQRGVSASKEDVHKAIEKIDKGLFPKAFCKIVPDTLAGDPEYCTIMHADGAGTKTSLAYLYWKETGDISVWKGIAQDAIVMNTDDLLCVGATGPMLYSSTIDRNKNRIPGEVIAEVINGAEEVLEMLRSYGVEIYSTGGETADVGDLVRTVTVNSTVIARMKRSEVVDNANIVAGDVIVGLASCGQATYEEVYNGGMGSNGLTSARHDVLGKYLAEKYPESFDPEVNADLIYSGTKKLTDPVAGTPLNVGQLVLSPTRTYAPVAKALLDEMRSEIHGMVHCSGGAQTKILHFVDNLHIIKDNLLPVPPLFQMIQEESGTDWQEMYKVFNMGHRLEIYLSQQHAERVIEISKSFGIDAQIVGRVEASDTKKLTIKSEFGEFYYS from the coding sequence ATGAAAACTACCGACCGTTATCTGCAACGCGGTGTCTCGGCTTCAAAAGAAGATGTACATAAGGCCATTGAAAAGATAGATAAGGGGCTTTTTCCAAAAGCTTTTTGCAAAATCGTTCCGGATACATTAGCTGGTGATCCCGAATATTGCACCATTATGCATGCCGATGGCGCTGGTACGAAAACCTCTCTTGCCTATTTGTATTGGAAAGAAACGGGCGATATTTCGGTTTGGAAAGGCATTGCGCAGGATGCGATTGTGATGAATACGGATGATCTTTTGTGCGTAGGCGCAACGGGCCCAATGCTCTATTCTTCGACCATTGACCGGAATAAAAACCGCATTCCCGGTGAAGTGATTGCTGAGGTGATCAATGGTGCAGAAGAGGTTTTGGAAATGCTGCGCAGTTATGGCGTTGAAATTTACAGCACCGGCGGTGAAACCGCTGATGTAGGGGATCTTGTAAGAACTGTTACGGTCAACAGCACGGTCATTGCGCGAATGAAGCGTTCGGAAGTGGTTGATAATGCCAACATTGTCGCTGGTGATGTAATCGTAGGGTTGGCATCCTGCGGACAAGCAACGTATGAGGAAGTTTACAATGGTGGAATGGGCAGTAACGGGCTTACTTCTGCACGCCATGATGTTTTAGGTAAGTATCTCGCAGAAAAATATCCGGAAAGCTTTGACCCGGAAGTAAATGCAGACCTAATTTATAGCGGAACCAAAAAATTGACCGATCCCGTTGCAGGAACACCATTGAATGTAGGCCAGCTTGTGCTCTCACCCACAAGGACTTACGCGCCGGTTGCCAAAGCATTGCTGGACGAGATGCGTTCGGAGATCCATGGCATGGTGCATTGCAGTGGCGGCGCTCAGACAAAAATTCTACATTTTGTTGATAACCTTCACATTATCAAGGATAACCTGCTGCCGGTGCCTCCATTGTTTCAAATGATCCAGGAAGAAAGCGGAACAGACTGGCAGGAAATGTATAAAGTGTTCAATATGGGGCATAGGCTTGAAATTTACCTTTCTCAGCAGCATGCGGAGCGGGTAATTGAGATATCTAAATCGTTCGGGATCGATGCGCAGATTGTCGGTAGGGTAGAAGCTTCGGACACCAAAAAACTGACTATTAAAAGCGAATTTGGGGAATTCTATTATAGCTAG
- the tnpA gene encoding IS200/IS605 family transposase, with protein sequence MSWTRVWVHMVFATKYRHPFLNDSIRWKVFEHMYENAREKGIFLDSVNGWTDHAHCLVALEREQTISKVAQLIKGESSFWINQNKLTTRKFTWQDDYWAVSVSERHVEIVRNYIRKQESHHRTKTFKQESDRFMKKYGWEPTNPKSPKKSPVSRSLK encoded by the coding sequence ATGAGTTGGACGAGAGTTTGGGTTCACATGGTTTTCGCGACGAAATACCGGCATCCGTTTTTAAATGATTCAATCAGATGGAAAGTTTTTGAGCATATGTACGAAAATGCCAGAGAGAAGGGCATTTTCCTTGATTCCGTGAATGGATGGACGGATCATGCTCATTGCTTGGTTGCGCTTGAAAGGGAGCAAACCATTAGCAAAGTGGCGCAATTGATTAAAGGTGAATCGTCTTTTTGGATTAATCAAAACAAGTTGACGACCCGAAAATTTACGTGGCAGGACGATTATTGGGCTGTCAGCGTAAGCGAAAGGCATGTTGAAATTGTCAGAAATTATATCAGAAAACAAGAATCGCATCATCGAACCAAAACATTCAAGCAAGAAAGTGACCGATTCATGAAGAAATACGGATGGGAACCAACCAATCCCAAATCCCCCAAAAAATCCCCCGTTAGCCGTTCACTTAAGTGA
- the argH gene encoding argininosuccinate lyase: MKLWQKENTVTSEKIEKFTVGRDREMDLHLAEYDVLGNLAHAKMLETIGLLTSDDLVALEQELKLIHFQIQQGEFLIEEGVEDVHSQVELQLTRKLGDTGKKIHSGRSRNDQVLVDMKLYTRARLFEVVQATEKLFDVLVSRSEEHKNDLLPGYTHLQIAMPSSFGLWFGAYAEGLIDDLIQLNAAYRLANRNPLGSGAGYGSSFPLNRTLTTELLGFEGMHHNVVYAQMSRGRTEQAALTAIASLAATVSRLAMDVCLYNSQNFSFIVLPDDLTTGSSIMPHKKNPDVAELLRAKTNRIKALPMEVTMVLSNLPSGYHRDMQLLKEILMPAFDEILDCLDIAAFMLENMKVKQNLLDDAKYDLLFSVERVNELVINGVPFRDAYRQVGAEIGDGSYTAPRELKHTHEGSIGNLQTAEIQQRMKQEIAAFGYDKVTAALEKLLQNG, translated from the coding sequence TTGAAACTCTGGCAAAAAGAAAATACGGTTACTTCTGAAAAAATAGAAAAATTCACCGTTGGTCGGGACCGGGAAATGGACCTGCACCTGGCGGAATATGATGTATTAGGCAATCTGGCGCATGCTAAAATGCTTGAAACCATCGGGCTTTTGACTTCTGATGATCTTGTAGCATTAGAGCAGGAACTCAAATTAATCCACTTCCAGATTCAGCAAGGCGAGTTCCTAATTGAAGAAGGAGTGGAAGATGTGCATTCACAAGTGGAATTGCAGTTAACACGCAAACTGGGCGATACAGGCAAGAAAATCCATAGCGGACGCTCGCGCAATGATCAGGTGCTGGTAGACATGAAGCTGTATACGCGTGCCCGTTTGTTTGAAGTGGTGCAGGCTACGGAAAAGCTTTTTGATGTGCTGGTAAGCCGTTCGGAGGAGCATAAAAATGACCTTCTGCCTGGTTATACGCATTTGCAGATCGCCATGCCGTCGTCGTTTGGCTTATGGTTTGGCGCTTATGCGGAAGGGTTGATCGATGATTTAATTCAATTAAATGCTGCCTATCGCCTGGCTAATCGCAACCCGCTGGGATCGGGGGCGGGATATGGCTCTTCTTTTCCTTTGAACAGAACATTGACTACTGAACTTCTAGGTTTCGAGGGCATGCACCATAATGTTGTGTATGCACAAATGAGCCGCGGGCGCACGGAACAGGCTGCATTGACGGCAATCGCCTCGCTGGCGGCAACCGTTTCCAGGTTAGCGATGGATGTATGCCTTTATAACAGCCAGAATTTCAGCTTCATCGTGTTGCCCGACGACCTTACAACCGGAAGCAGCATAATGCCGCATAAAAAAAATCCGGATGTGGCGGAATTGCTTCGTGCAAAAACAAACCGGATAAAAGCATTGCCGATGGAGGTGACGATGGTTTTGAGCAATCTGCCGTCGGGTTACCATCGCGATATGCAGTTGTTGAAAGAGATATTAATGCCTGCTTTTGATGAAATCCTGGATTGCCTGGACATTGCCGCATTCATGCTTGAAAATATGAAAGTGAAGCAAAACCTATTGGACGATGCCAAATATGATTTGCTTTTCAGCGTGGAACGTGTGAATGAGCTCGTGATCAATGGTGTGCCTTTCCGGGATGCTTACCGACAGGTTGGGGCGGAGATAGGTGATGGAAGCTACACGGCCCCGCGCGAGTTGAAGCATACGCACGAAGGAAGCATTGGAAACCTGCAAACTGCTGAAATCCAGCAGCGCATGAAGCAGGAGATCGCGGCTTTTGGTTACGATAAGGTAACTGCAGCACTGGAAAAACTATTGCAGAACGGTTAA
- a CDS encoding redoxin domain-containing protein gives MWRKINVLILICLLVSFDKTEGGPIREILLATPLKVILFLDPECPVTNAYMREIKQIYADYSAKGVSFEAYFPMETVTERDIQGFLKNYNATFPGFPDPGMRKATRYKATVMPEVVLLNANGLVVYQGAIDNWFYALGKSRPKATELYLRNALEATLNDNPIMQSKTQAIGCLINMKLD, from the coding sequence ATGTGGCGAAAGATAAATGTGTTGATCCTTATTTGCCTGCTGGTTTCTTTTGATAAAACCGAAGGAGGGCCCATTCGTGAAATATTACTCGCAACACCATTAAAAGTGATCCTTTTTCTGGATCCCGAATGTCCGGTTACCAATGCGTATATGAGGGAAATAAAGCAAATTTATGCCGATTATAGTGCAAAAGGCGTGAGTTTTGAAGCCTACTTCCCGATGGAAACCGTTACAGAACGGGACATCCAGGGATTTTTGAAAAATTATAATGCTACATTCCCTGGCTTTCCGGATCCTGGCATGCGGAAGGCAACACGTTACAAAGCAACCGTTATGCCGGAAGTTGTTTTGCTCAATGCAAATGGCCTGGTTGTCTATCAGGGCGCGATTGATAACTGGTTTTACGCGTTGGGAAAAAGTCGTCCGAAAGCGACTGAGCTTTACCTGAGAAATGCACTGGAAGCGACATTGAATGACAATCCGATCATGCAAAGTAAGACACAGGCCATTGGTTGCCTGATTAATATGAAGCTGGATTGA
- a CDS encoding SusD/RagB family nutrient-binding outer membrane lipoprotein, which yields MKFRSSKIFLLAAVGFLSSCEKEAFVDINKNPDALTEIPPQNQFLNATTGIHGQDFEAFYDLYRRIMPWMQYNTLLNGNQGSFTLNFDNFANRYGRLYNGVGDRLYDLEQLVGKLEPEEQPRYDQMIQIARILRAYYAFYVSDIYGSIPYSEAFQGRYGGTLQPKYDTQPELFARLDGEIKAAVAALKVSPAVPQYSLGAYDQYYKGDPLKWIKAANALRLRMAMRVQKADAAAGNAIITEVLAQPAADMMAGNEDAWIFIGNATFTGDAGGGNWNTDELRAPKPMVDFMWEKRDPRIDAFFTPNEYSQANINLLIAEKKLPAGTKEGRRYVGSFTSPDEARLTAVVQRYYTPKVINSNKENVDTLSLIQPRLFSTGKADAAGNAGTGQSYLPVITYAEYCFMRAEIALKTTGAAAAKTWYEAGVKSSLEWYNQVGVNAKLTDYTPTTPAEITAYLAQPGIAFETARAMDQIASQSYLNFMKQPQEGWALYKRTGFPNEKSVVPLPKLTYLNVPLVVPRRAPITLPSQSDPNYANKKAAYDAMAAMPGFGDLTSAAGRVWWDKP from the coding sequence ATGAAATTTAGAAGTAGTAAAATATTCTTGTTAGCCGCCGTTGGATTTCTGTCCTCCTGCGAAAAGGAAGCATTCGTGGACATTAACAAAAACCCGGATGCACTTACTGAGATTCCGCCTCAGAACCAGTTTCTGAATGCAACCACTGGTATTCACGGACAGGATTTTGAAGCATTCTATGACCTATACCGTCGTATTATGCCCTGGATGCAGTACAACACGCTGCTGAACGGAAACCAGGGATCGTTCACATTGAACTTCGACAACTTCGCCAACCGTTACGGAAGGCTTTACAATGGTGTTGGGGACAGATTGTACGATCTGGAACAGCTTGTAGGCAAGCTGGAACCTGAGGAGCAGCCACGCTACGATCAGATGATCCAGATAGCACGCATCCTGAGAGCATACTATGCGTTTTATGTATCTGACATCTACGGAAGCATTCCGTATTCGGAAGCTTTCCAGGGACGTTACGGCGGAACACTTCAACCGAAATATGACACGCAACCGGAATTGTTCGCACGTCTGGACGGTGAGATCAAAGCCGCGGTTGCTGCATTGAAAGTTTCCCCTGCGGTTCCTCAATATTCTTTGGGAGCTTACGATCAGTATTACAAAGGCGACCCGCTGAAATGGATCAAAGCGGCGAATGCATTGCGTTTGAGAATGGCTATGCGTGTTCAAAAAGCGGATGCAGCAGCTGGAAACGCGATCATTACAGAAGTGTTGGCACAGCCTGCCGCAGATATGATGGCTGGCAATGAAGATGCATGGATATTTATCGGAAATGCAACATTTACAGGTGACGCCGGCGGCGGAAACTGGAATACAGACGAGCTGAGAGCGCCTAAGCCGATGGTGGATTTCATGTGGGAAAAGCGCGATCCGCGTATTGACGCATTCTTCACGCCAAACGAATATTCTCAGGCCAACATTAACCTGCTGATTGCTGAGAAAAAACTTCCTGCCGGTACAAAAGAAGGAAGACGTTACGTGGGAAGCTTCACAAGCCCGGATGAAGCAAGGCTAACTGCAGTGGTTCAGCGTTATTACACGCCGAAGGTGATCAATTCCAACAAGGAAAATGTAGATACGTTGTCATTGATCCAGCCTCGCTTGTTCAGCACCGGTAAAGCGGACGCAGCCGGAAATGCAGGAACAGGACAATCTTATCTTCCTGTGATCACTTATGCTGAGTATTGCTTTATGCGTGCTGAAATTGCATTGAAAACAACAGGCGCAGCAGCTGCAAAAACCTGGTATGAAGCAGGTGTAAAAAGCTCTTTGGAATGGTATAATCAGGTTGGTGTTAATGCGAAATTGACTGACTACACGCCAACAACGCCAGCAGAAATCACTGCATATCTTGCACAGCCAGGCATTGCCTTCGAAACAGCAAGAGCAATGGACCAGATCGCAAGCCAGAGTTATCTGAACTTCATGAAGCAGCCACAGGAAGGATGGGCGCTTTACAAACGCACAGGTTTCCCTAACGAGAAATCCGTTGTGCCTTTGCCAAAACTAACCTATCTGAATGTTCCTTTGGTAGTGCCACGCCGTGCGCCAATTACATTGCCTTCACAGTCTGACCCTAACTACGCAAACAAAAAAGCAGCTTACGACGCTATGGCAGCTATGCCAGGCTTCGGTGACCTGACCAGCGCAGCAGGACGTGTTTGGTGGGATAAGCCTTGA
- a CDS encoding SusC/RagA family TonB-linked outer membrane protein, which yields MRQKFTTLTRLVTLLLLLIGSTWSMAQDRKTVNGTVLDKDQNPLPGVSYLVKGTNAGGATDANGTFSVSVPSSTSVIVFSSIGYISKEVTVGNASQLSVNLEEDNKTLNEVVVTGFGMTTEARKLAYSVQSVQGNDITRTANANMVNALQGKVAGVMINQGTGGPMSSSRIRIRGNASLSPNTQPLFVVDGVLIRPGTSGADSWGAAQDFGNIMKNINPDNIESMTVLKGSAASSLYGSEALNGVVVVQTKKGRQDKGLGVTYNHTSTFENAYRFLDLQNEYGAGLSPTFATGADGVPEVDRANFPFSYGPKFEGQQVRDLDGRMVEWKANDPLSFFQTGKYINHNLAIEGGNERSSFRASFSTLKNTSIMAAGTELKRNNFNIRGTQKIGKVLNLDVSADYTDNDMVNPIRQGGNYNPVFRFVYNRPRNMDIDYWSKNYLDPIAGGRRRGSSADPYNITEFMFQTFEYRQFRNEKVFRGNVDLTGNITDWLSFLVRGNVQNELYTGNNQNRGDNVNFSGGEYREYSENKTQTRFQGLVTATRQIGDDFNFSLSVGGETNRLIGGRKFDMRTDGGLRVPDVYSLSNSINLLKTESIALTPSKRIDALYAYGDLTFKDALTLSASYRTDWSSTLTYANGSGDYIYSYPSVGLSWIATESLKDLPTWLSFGKVRASLGYTGGDTEAWSTNQTGVYEPKPAYLQADGSQINLAGFRDPNTLPNYGLKNRLAREVEFGADIRFFNNRLGIDATYYNKITKNEILSLNTTTESGVSSRIVNAGRIQNKGVEILLTATPIKKADFEWNTSINFSRNRNKVLELVQGTDTYELNLGFGADIKSVARVGKDYGTIITPYGFAIYESNDANNPANGQKVIGAISGEGGIGYVRNGSYGSKADKELGSVMEKFLASNVNSIRYKNFTATVQADAKIGGLMSSATHQYGSSLGSFAFTLPGRNTELGGVTFTDAEGNVRNDGIIPEGVLANGFQVVVDGAPKDLGGMAYADAVAAGYVKPIPAYAYYMNLTQWSSGIREYSTFENSWVSLREVSVGYNVPASLLGKAKIQSLRVSLVGRNLGYLYRTAKDGINPEGLYSNKAGEFMEYGGLPFSRNLGVSVSVGL from the coding sequence ATGAGACAAAAGTTTACGACTTTAACCCGTCTGGTAACCTTGCTTCTCCTGCTTATAGGGAGCACATGGAGCATGGCCCAGGACAGAAAAACCGTTAATGGAACGGTGCTGGACAAGGATCAAAATCCGTTGCCTGGTGTATCCTACCTTGTAAAAGGAACCAACGCAGGTGGTGCTACGGATGCCAATGGAACATTCAGTGTAAGTGTGCCTTCCAGCACATCCGTGATTGTGTTTTCTTCAATTGGTTACATCAGTAAAGAAGTAACGGTTGGCAATGCCAGCCAGCTGTCCGTAAATCTGGAAGAAGACAACAAAACACTGAACGAAGTGGTGGTTACCGGTTTTGGTATGACTACCGAAGCCAGAAAGCTAGCTTACTCCGTACAGTCTGTACAAGGAAACGACATTACCAGAACTGCCAACGCCAACATGGTAAACGCGCTTCAGGGTAAAGTTGCAGGGGTTATGATCAACCAGGGAACGGGTGGTCCAATGTCCTCTTCACGTATCCGTATCCGTGGTAATGCTTCTTTAAGCCCTAATACACAGCCACTTTTCGTTGTGGATGGTGTGCTTATCCGCCCTGGAACGTCAGGAGCTGACTCTTGGGGAGCTGCGCAGGATTTTGGTAACATTATGAAAAACATCAACCCGGACAACATTGAGTCTATGACTGTGTTGAAAGGTTCAGCTGCAAGTTCGCTTTATGGTTCTGAGGCTTTGAATGGTGTTGTTGTTGTGCAAACCAAAAAAGGACGTCAGGACAAAGGTTTGGGTGTTACTTACAACCATACTTCTACATTTGAAAATGCATATCGTTTCCTTGACCTGCAAAATGAATACGGTGCAGGTTTAAGCCCGACATTTGCAACCGGCGCAGACGGAGTTCCCGAAGTGGACCGTGCCAACTTCCCATTCTCTTACGGTCCGAAATTCGAAGGACAGCAAGTGCGTGACCTGGATGGCCGTATGGTGGAATGGAAAGCCAATGATCCTTTGAGCTTCTTCCAGACTGGAAAATATATCAACCATAACCTGGCTATCGAAGGTGGTAACGAACGCAGTTCTTTCCGTGCATCGTTCTCAACTTTGAAAAACACGTCTATCATGGCTGCGGGAACGGAATTGAAGAGAAACAACTTCAACATCCGCGGAACACAGAAAATCGGAAAAGTGCTTAATCTGGACGTAAGTGCGGATTATACGGATAACGACATGGTCAACCCGATCCGGCAGGGAGGTAACTACAACCCGGTTTTCCGTTTTGTATACAACCGTCCGCGTAACATGGACATTGATTACTGGTCGAAAAATTATCTGGATCCTATCGCCGGCGGCCGCCGCAGAGGTTCTTCTGCTGACCCTTACAACATTACTGAATTCATGTTCCAGACATTTGAATACAGACAATTCCGTAATGAAAAAGTGTTCAGAGGAAATGTCGATCTGACTGGTAACATTACAGACTGGTTAAGCTTCCTGGTTCGTGGTAACGTTCAGAACGAATTGTACACAGGTAACAACCAGAACAGGGGAGACAACGTAAACTTCTCGGGTGGTGAATACCGTGAGTATTCTGAAAACAAAACCCAGACCCGTTTTCAGGGATTGGTTACAGCAACACGCCAGATTGGTGACGACTTCAATTTCAGCCTTTCGGTGGGTGGAGAAACAAACCGTCTGATCGGTGGACGTAAGTTTGACATGAGAACAGATGGCGGTCTTCGCGTTCCTGATGTTTATTCTTTGTCAAACAGTATTAATCTTCTTAAAACAGAAAGCATTGCGCTTACGCCTTCAAAGAGAATCGACGCTCTTTATGCGTATGGTGACCTGACATTCAAAGACGCGTTAACATTGAGCGCCAGCTATCGTACAGACTGGTCTTCAACATTGACCTATGCGAACGGAAGCGGTGACTACATTTATTCTTATCCTTCTGTGGGACTTTCATGGATCGCAACAGAATCGCTGAAAGACCTTCCTACATGGCTGTCATTTGGTAAAGTAAGAGCCAGCTTAGGTTACACAGGTGGTGACACAGAAGCGTGGTCTACGAACCAGACAGGTGTTTATGAGCCAAAACCTGCTTATTTACAAGCAGATGGAAGCCAGATCAACCTGGCAGGTTTCAGAGATCCCAACACACTTCCTAACTATGGTTTGAAAAACCGTCTGGCAAGAGAAGTTGAATTTGGTGCTGACATTCGTTTCTTCAACAACCGTTTGGGGATTGACGCGACTTACTACAACAAAATTACGAAGAACGAAATCCTAAGCTTGAACACCACAACTGAGTCTGGTGTAAGCAGCCGTATCGTTAATGCTGGTAGAATTCAGAACAAAGGGGTTGAGATTTTACTTACGGCTACGCCAATCAAAAAGGCTGATTTCGAATGGAATACAAGCATTAACTTCTCCCGTAACCGTAACAAGGTTTTGGAATTGGTTCAGGGAACAGACACTTACGAGTTGAACCTTGGTTTTGGTGCTGACATTAAGTCGGTTGCAAGAGTTGGAAAAGACTACGGAACGATCATAACTCCTTACGGTTTCGCGATATACGAATCGAATGATGCGAACAATCCTGCTAATGGTCAGAAAGTGATCGGAGCCATTTCCGGTGAAGGTGGAATCGGTTATGTGCGCAATGGTTCATACGGATCAAAAGCAGACAAGGAACTGGGAAGCGTAATGGAGAAATTCCTTGCGAGCAATGTGAACTCGATCCGTTACAAAAACTTCACAGCAACAGTTCAGGCTGATGCGAAGATCGGTGGCTTGATGTCATCTGCAACGCACCAGTATGGTTCTTCTTTGGGATCATTTGCGTTCACACTTCCAGGTCGTAATACTGAATTGGGCGGCGTAACGTTTACAGATGCGGAAGGAAATGTGAGAAATGATGGTATCATTCCGGAAGGCGTTCTAGCCAACGGATTCCAGGTTGTGGTAGACGGCGCTCCGAAAGATTTGGGAGGAATGGCATATGCTGATGCAGTTGCGGCTGGTTATGTGAAGCCAATTCCTGCTTACGCTTACTACATGAACCTTACGCAATGGTCATCGGGTATCCGTGAATATTCTACGTTCGAAAACTCATGGGTTTCGCTTCGTGAAGTTTCGGTTGGATACAACGTTCCTGCTTCATTGTTAGGAAAAGCGAAGATTCAGTCATTGCGTGTAAGTCTGGTTGGACGTAACCTGGGCTATCTGTATCGCACAGCGAAAGACGGTATCAACCCAGAAGGTTTGTACAGCAACAAAGCGGGTGAATTTATGGAATATGGTGGTCTTCCTTTCTCACGTAACCTAGGCGTTTCGGTGAGTGTAGGATTGTGA
- a CDS encoding vanadium-dependent haloperoxidase: MRGRFTLHLLLILLFANYGDSIAAVAGPSPRLLHRAEKNLTRVIVYDIFSPPAASRIYLYANVAAYETLAMQDKSYRTMQGQIPGFPDMKGLKSEKKVNYELAAVYAFFKTGGKLVFSEHLLIDSIRVILNDFREKDTLVYNNSLRLGQAVADSILTWSAKDNYAKTRTKRRYTYSKQKGKWTPTPPGFIDAVEPYWSQIRPVSLDSAGQFKPVPPPGYSTDTASVFMKEVREVYHVTQKLSKEEVLIASFWDCNPFYLNTQGHLNFATKKLSPGGHWISIAGQAAESKGKNWQETAAIYVLTSMALFDGFISCWDEKYRSQFIRPETVINAYIDEKWRPMLQTPPFPEYTSGHSVISAAAAVVLTYLLGEDFSFNDHTETDYGLPVRTFRSFNDAAAEAGISRLYGGIHYRSSITNGQHQGELVGRHLLSKIKVK; this comes from the coding sequence ATGAGGGGAAGATTCACTTTGCATTTGCTGCTGATATTGCTATTTGCGAATTATGGGGATAGCATTGCTGCCGTTGCAGGGCCCTCACCCAGGCTTTTGCACCGGGCTGAAAAAAACTTAACGCGTGTGATCGTGTATGATATTTTTTCCCCTCCGGCCGCCAGCAGGATTTATTTGTATGCCAATGTTGCTGCTTACGAAACGCTTGCTATGCAGGATAAAAGCTATCGGACCATGCAGGGACAAATCCCCGGTTTTCCGGACATGAAAGGGTTGAAAAGTGAAAAGAAGGTCAACTATGAGCTTGCCGCTGTCTATGCGTTTTTCAAAACCGGGGGCAAACTGGTGTTTTCGGAGCATTTATTAATCGACAGTATCCGCGTAATCCTGAATGACTTCCGGGAGAAAGATACATTGGTCTACAATAACTCCCTGCGACTCGGGCAGGCCGTGGCGGATAGCATATTAACCTGGTCTGCGAAAGACAATTATGCAAAAACGAGGACAAAGCGGCGGTACACTTACAGTAAGCAAAAAGGCAAATGGACGCCAACACCGCCCGGGTTCATTGACGCTGTGGAACCTTACTGGTCTCAGATCAGGCCGGTTAGCCTGGATTCTGCCGGGCAATTCAAACCCGTTCCGCCACCGGGATACAGTACAGATACGGCCAGCGTTTTTATGAAAGAGGTGCGGGAGGTTTACCACGTTACCCAAAAGTTAAGCAAAGAAGAGGTGTTGATTGCCAGCTTTTGGGACTGTAATCCATTTTATCTCAACACACAGGGCCATCTTAATTTTGCAACCAAAAAGCTCTCACCCGGCGGTCATTGGATATCCATTGCAGGACAGGCTGCGGAAAGTAAAGGCAAAAACTGGCAGGAAACAGCCGCCATTTATGTCCTGACTTCCATGGCGTTATTCGACGGGTTTATCAGTTGCTGGGATGAAAAATACAGGAGCCAGTTTATCCGGCCCGAAACTGTCATTAATGCTTATATAGACGAAAAATGGCGTCCAATGCTCCAAACACCGCCTTTCCCGGAGTATACCAGCGGGCATAGCGTCATCTCTGCCGCGGCAGCAGTGGTGTTAACCTACCTTCTCGGAGAAGATTTTTCATTCAATGACCATACAGAAACTGACTATGGGCTGCCGGTCCGCACTTTCAGGTCATTCAACGACGCAGCAGCCGAGGCGGGGATCAGCCGGTTGTATGGCGGGATACATTACCGGTCTTCCATCACCAATGGCCAGCACCAGGGAGAGTTGGTAGGCCGTCATTTGCTGTCGAAAATAAAGGTCAAATAG